A single Anopheles funestus chromosome 2RL, idAnoFuneDA-416_04, whole genome shotgun sequence DNA region contains:
- the LOC125761288 gene encoding uncharacterized protein LOC125761288, with protein sequence MELSRMLSRLIVFGCFVHLSVSLPFSFPDGSRSLSSSSTSTANRRQEAFEGRSIRGNDGTSSKNHPGRFPDIYSRYQVHESDPDPPGVRPTVGPFLTRPGSITPPPPRYTTRSDRPNAAYNRLPPAKNDEPIQAEPATDYDDGDDDDVGEEGEQPDKPVNAATVPIGGGGGGGVPSNTVNNLFYGFNDKFGGLAGGLTSLFGENRHKFKYKRRKPGQPCIPYSLFHKLKYGRDLQGNPVDPKTLLPHLNFVLADVNYYAPSNNYGGGDHASDTGTGGAVFNNHYYDAVGGYPCQGISFGGGSPHKPFKPHRPHGGPLGFFGQGGLFDWVSSADQVQGDEGVGGTDGTSGNRPTVVFNLNDAIDTVATNWKPGESFQMMMGVIANFITQVAGGAAAPVADAASDVRKINREFFSLFG encoded by the exons ATGGAGCTCTCTCGCATG TTATCCAGATTGATAGTGTTTGGTTGTTTCGTTCATCTGTCCGTGTCCCtaccattttcatttcccgACGGTAGTAGAAGCCTTTCCTCCTCCAGCACTTCCACAGCAAATCGGCGCCAGGAAGCATTTGAAGGGCGAAGCATTCGTGGCAACGATGGCACATCCAGCAAGAATCATCCAGGAAGATTTCCCGACATTTACAGCCGTTACCAGGTGCATGAGAGCGATCCTGATCCACCTGGTGTAAGACCAACGGTGGGTCCATTTCTTACACGTCCCGGATCGATCACTCCTCCTCCGCCACGGTACACGACGAGATCGGATCGCCCAAATGCAGCCTACAATCGTTTGCCGCCAGCGAAGAATGACGAACCGATTCAGGCCGAACCGGCCACAGACTATGACGATGgggacgatgatgatgtgggCGAGGAAGGGGAACAACCGGACAAACCGGTGAATGCAGCAACGGTTCcgatcggtggtggtggcggcggtggcgTTCCCTCCAACACGGTGAACAATCTGTTTTATGGTTTCAACGACAAGTTTGGAGGTTTAGCGGGTGGACTCACGTCGCTGTTCGGCGAAAATAGACACAAGTTCAAGTACAAGCGACGAAAACCGGGACAACCCTGCATTCCCTACAGCTTATTCCACAAGCTCAAGTATGGCCGCGATCTGCAGGGGAATCCGGTCGATCCAAAAACACTTCTACCGCACCTAAACTTTGTCTTGGCAGACGTAAACTATTACGCACCAAGCAATAACTACGGTGGTGGTGATCATGCATCAGATACCGGAACTGGTGGCGCTGTGTTTAACAACCATTATTACGACGCAGTTGGTGGATATCCTTGCCAGGGCATATCGTTTGGTGGTGGATCGCCACATAAACCATTCAAACCACATCGACCACACGGTGGCCCGCTCGGATTCTTCGGCCAGGGTGGTCTGTTCGATTGGGTATCGTCAGCGGATCAGGTACAAGGCGACGAAGGTGTCGGTGGAACTGATGGAACGAGTGGCAATCGACCAACGGTGGTGTTTAATCTGAACGATGCAATTGACACAGTG GCTACCAACTGGAAACCGGGTGAAAGTTTTCAAATGATGATGGGAGTCATAGCGAACTTTATCACACAGGTCGCTGGCGGAGCGGCAGCACCGGTGGCGGACGCGGCGTCCGATGTGCGTAAAATAAATCGCGAATTTTTCAGTCTTTTCGGTTGA
- the LOC125761320 gene encoding uncharacterized protein LOC125761320, which produces MSASRCSNQPTSQHWTALLRLLVVLVSLPTPGQVLLTEASVSCNAIARWPALDYKSDRAFYPLMVSFSRYPFHDVYEANPGILPSTKHTVMAAAVPIGGRPGLPKARKNFFTTNVDQQQRNWRHHNSHFKVPTKSVCQGLLYLPQQMQVSGRRMLPLKMRKLLKYCGFI; this is translated from the coding sequence ATGTCCGCGTCTAGATGTTCTAATCAACCCACGTCACAACATTGGACAGCACTGTTACGGTTGCTGGTGGTTCTCGTTAGCCTTCCAACTCCCGGGCAAGTGTTGCTTACCGAAGCCAGCGTATCCTGCAATGCCATTGCACGGTGGCCCGCACTGGATTATAAATCGGACCGTGCATTCTACCCACTGATGGTGTCGTTCTCGCGCTATCCATTCCACGATGTGTACGAAGCGAATCCGGGAATTTTACCATCAACCAAACACACGGTAATGGCTGCTGCGGTTCCCATCGGCGGTCGGCCAGGATTGCCAAAAGCAcgtaaaaatttcttcacgaCGAACGTTGACCAACAGCAACGGAACTGGCGACATCATAATAGTCACTTTAAAGTACCGACCAAGAGCGTGTGTCAAGGTTTGTTGTATTTGCCGCAGCAGATGCAAGTGTCCGGTCGCCGAATGTTACCGCTGAAGATGCGCAAACTATTGAAGTACTGTGGGTTTATTTAA